The Paraconexibacter algicola genome includes the window CCTCGCTGGCCGCCGTGTACCTCGTGATGCGCACGCAGAGCGTGCACCCGCTCAACCACACGGACCTCACGAGCCCCACCTGGGACCTGAGCTTCAACACCGCCATCTCGTTCGTGACGAACACGAACTGGCAGTTCTACGGCGGCGAGACCACGATGACCCAGGTCACCCAGATGACCGGCCTGGCCGTGCAGAACTTCACCTCGGCCGCCGTCGGCATCGCCGTCGCGGTCGCCGTCGTGCGCGGCCTCGCCCGCCGCGGGGGCGGCACCGGCCTGGGCTCGTTCTGGGCGGACCTCGTGCGCTCGGTCCTGTACGTGCTGCTGCCGCTGGCGATCGTCGCCGCCGTCGCCCTCATGGGCCTGGGCGTCGTGCAGTCGCTCGGCGGTCCGACCACGATCCGCACGCTCGCGGGCGCCGACCAGCTCATCACCGTCGGACCGGTCGCCTCGCAGGAGGCGATCAAGCTCCTGGGCACCAACGGCGGCGGCTACTTCAACGTCAACTCGGCGATGCCGTTCGAGAACCCGACCGCGTTCGCGAACCTGCTCGAGATGCTGCTGATCCTCGTGATCCCGGCGGCGCTCACGGCGATGTACGGGACGATGGTCGGCAGCCGCCGGCAGGGCTGGGCGATCTTCGGCGCGATGTTCGCGATGTTCGTCGTCGCGGTGGTCGTCGTCTACGCGGCGGAGGCCCAGTCCTCCCCGGCGATGCAGGCCGCCGGCCTGCACGGCGCGAACCTCGAGGGCAAGGACGTGCGCTTCGGCACCGGCTCCTCGGCGCTGTTCGCCGCGATCACCACGGTCGCCTCGTGCGGGGCGGTGAACGCCGCGATGGACTCGCTCACCGGGCTCGGCGGGGCGGTCCCGCTGGCGAACATGATGACCGGCGAGGTCATCTTCGGCGGGGTCGGCTCCGGCCTCTACGGGATGCTGATGTACGTGGTGCTCGCGGTCTTCCTCGCGGGCCTCATGGTCGGCCGCACGCCCGAGCTGCTCGGCAAGAAGATCGAGGCGCGCGAGGTCAAGCTCGTCGCCATCGGGACGCTCGCCGTGCCGCTGCTCGTGCTCGTCTGCACCGGGATCGCCGTCGCGGTGAAGTGGGGGGACCCGTCGGTCTACAACGCCGGCCCCCAGGGCTTCGCCGAGAGCCTCTACGCCTACGTCTCGCAGGCGAACAACAACGGCTCCGCGTTCGCCGGCTTCACCGGCTACCTGCAGCCCGACGGGACGAACGAGGGCGCGTTCGCGATCACGTTCGCGAACCTGCTCGGCGGCGCCGCCATGCTGTTCGGCCGCTTCCTGCCGATGCTCGTCGTGCTCGCCGTCGGCGGCGCGCTCGCCGGCAAGCGGGTGACCCCCGCGGGCCCGGGCACGATGCGCACCGACACGGCGACGTTCGCCGCGCTGCTCATCGCGACGATCGTGCTCGTCGCGCTGCTCACGTTCGTCCCCGCGCTGCTGCTCGGGCCGATCGTCCAGTCCCTCACCGACCAGCTCTTCTAGGGGGTTGCGCACCATGCTCAAGGAGCTCCGCGCCGCCGTCGTCGCGATCGTCGTCCTGACGGTCCTGCTCGGCGTCGGCTACCCGCTCGCGATGACCGCGGTCGGCCAGACCGTCTTCCCCGGCAAGGCCGACGGCTCGCTCGTGGAGCGCGACGGCCGCGTCGTCGGCTCCTCGCTCATCGGGCAGGACCACGACGGCGACCCGCGGTTCTTCCAGGACCGCCCGTCGGCGACCGGCTACGCGCCGAGCGCCACGTTCTTCAACAACCTCGGCCCCAACAGCGCCGATCTCGCCGCCCAGCTGAAGGAGGCCGCGGCCGCGTACCTGAAGCGCGAGCGGCCGACCTCGCCCGGGCTGACCGTCGGGGACATCCCGCCGGACGCCGTGACGACCTCCGCCTCCGGCGTGGACCCGCACATCTCCCCGGAGAACGCGGAGATCCAGGCCCGGCGCGTCGCGGCCGCGCGCGGCCTGCCGCTGGCCACCGTCATGGACCTCGTGGCGGACGCCACCGACCAGGCGTTCCTCGGCTTCGCCGGCGAGGACGGCGTGAACGTCCTCGAGCTCAACCTGGCCTTGGAGGGCCGCTAAGTGCTGACCGACCTGCCTCTCCTGCGTGCGGCGCTGCTGCAGTCGCTGCGCAAGCTCGACCCGCGGGCGATGGTCCGCAACCCCGTCATGTTCGTCGTCGAGGTCGGGGCCGTCTTCACGACGATCCTGTGGCTCGTCGGGACCGACGGCGACCCCGGCTGGTTCACGTTCACCGTCGCGGTCTTCCTCTGGCTCACGGTCGTGTTCGGCAACCTCGCCGAGGCGATCGCCGAGGGGCGCGGCAAGGCGCAGGCCGACGCGCTGCGCTCGCTGCGCACCACGACCGACGCGACGCTGCGCGACGGGCGCACCGTCGCCGCCGCCGACCTGCGCCCCGGGGACGTGGTCGTCGTCGTCGCCGGCGAGGCGATCCCCGGCGACGGCACCGTCATCGAGGGGATCGCGTCGGTCGACGAGTCGGCGATCACCGGCGAGTCGGCCCCGGTCATCCGCGAGTCCGGCGGCGACCGCAGCGCGGTCACGGGCGGCACGAAGGTGCTCTCCGACCGGATCGTCGTCGAGATCACGCAGGAGCCCGGCCAGAGCTTCCTCGACCGGATGATCTCGCTGGTGGAGGGCGCCGACCGGCGCAAGACCCCCAACGAGGTCGCGCTCGGCATCCTGCTCAGCGGCCTGACGATCGTGTTCCTCGTGGTCGTCGTGACGCTGAAGCCGTTCGCCGCCGAGGCGGGGACCGACATCTCCACCACGACCCTCGTCGCGCTGCTCGTCGCGCTGATCCCGACGACGATCGGCGCCCTGCTCAGCGCGATCGGCATCGCGGGCATGGACCGGCTCGTGCGCCGCAACGTCCTGGCGCTGTCCGGCCGCGCGGTCGAGGCGTCCGGCGACGTCGACGTCCTGCTGCTCGACAAGACCGGCACGATCACGCTCGGCAACCGGCAGGCGGCCGCGTTCCACCCGATGCCGGGGGTCGACGAGGAGGAGCTCGCGCGCGCCGCGCAGCTCTCGTCGCTGGCCGACGAGACGCCGGAGGGCCGGTCGATCGTCGTGCTCGCCAAGGAGCGCTTCGACATCCGCGAGGAGGCCGTGGCGGGCGCGCACCCCGAGTTCGTGCCGTTCACCGCCGAGACCCGCATGAGCGGTGTCGACGTCGGCGGCCACCGCATCCGCAAGGGCGCGGGTGACGCGATCCTGCGCTGGGTCGACGACGAGGGCGGCCAGGCGCCGCCGGAGCTGACCGCGACGCTCGAGGCGGTCGCCCGCGAGGGCGCCACCCCGCTGGCGGTCGCGCGCGACAGCCAGGTGCTCGGCGTCGTCGAGCTGAAGGACATCGTCAAGGACGGCATGCGCGAGCGGTTCGACCGCCTGCGGGCGATGGGCATCCGCACCGTCATGGTCACGGGCGACAACCGGCTGACCGCCGCGAAGATCGCGGAGGAGTCCGGGGTCGACGACTTCCTCGCCGAGGCGACGCCCGAGCGCAAGCTCGAGCTGATCCGCGCCGAGCAGGACGGCGGCCGGCTCGTCGCGATGACCGGGGACGGCACCAACGACGCGCCCGCGCTCGCGCAGGCCGACGTCGGCGTGGCGATGAACACGGGCACCCAGGCGGCGCGCGAGGCGGGCAACATGGTCGACCTCGACAGCGACCCGACGAAGCTCATCGAGATCGTCGAGGTCGGCAAGCAGCTGCTGATCACCCGGGGTGCGCTGACGACGTTCTCGATCGCCAACGACATCGCGAAGTACTTCGCGATCCTGCCCGCGATCTTCGCCTCGACCTACGCGGCGAACGCCGGGTCGACGGGGCCGCTGGACCAGCTGAACGTCATGTCGCTGGGCACGCCGGAGTCGGCGATCATCAGCGCGATCGTGTTCAACGCGCTGATCATCCCGGCGCTCGTCCCGCTCGCCCTGCGCGGCGTGCGCTACGTCCCCTCCGGCGCGGACGCGCTGCTGCGGCGCAACCTGCTGATCTACGGCCTCGGCGGCCTGATCGCGCCGTTCGTCGGGATCAAGCTCATCGACCTCGTCGTCCACGGGCTGCTGGGAGCCTGACGATGGTGGCGGCGCCCGGCCGCGGCCGGCACAAGGTGTTCCTCGGGATGGCGGCGGGCGTCGGCAAGACCTACCGCATGCTCCAGGAGGGACACGCCGAGGCCGAGGCCGGGCGCGACGTCGTGATCGGGTACCTCGAGCCGCACGACCGGCCGGCCACCTCGGCGCAGGCGGCCGGCCTGGAGGTCGTGCCGCGCCGCCGCGTGGTGCACGGCGCGATCGAGCTGCAGGAGCTCGACGTCGACGCGGTGCTCGCCCGCGCCCCGGAGCTGTGCCTGATCGACGAGCTCGCGCACACCAACGCCGCGGGCTCGGAGCGGCCCAAGCGCCACGAGGACGTGGCGGTCGTCCTGTCCGCCGGCATCGACGTGTTCTCGACGGTGAACGTCCAGCACCTCGAGTCGCTCAACGACCAGATCGCCGACCTGACCGCGACCCGGGTGCGCGAGACGTTCCCCGACGCGGTCCTGCGCGACGCCGACGAGGTCGTGCTCGTCGACCTCACCCCCGAGGCGCTGATCGCCCGCCTGCGCCGCGGCGAGGTCTACCCGGCCGAGCGGATCGAGGCGGCGCTGCGGGGCTTCTTCAAGATCGAGCAGCTCGCGTCGCTGCGCGAGGTCGCGCTGCGGCAGGCGGCCGAGGTCGTCGAGGCGCGCCGTCGCGTGCCGGGCGCGGTCGTGCCCGACGCGCGCCGCGAGGACCGCATCGCCCGCACCGCCGGGCCGCAGTCGGTCGGCGAGCGGTGCCTGGCGCTCGTGCAGCCGCACCTGGGCGCGCAGCGGGTCGTGCGGCGCGCGTGGCGCAGCGCACGCCGCCTGGGCGCCGAGCTCGACCTCCTCTACGTGCCCGCGCCCGGCCGGCCCCCGACGCCCGCCGAGCAGGAGGCGCTCGACGCGCTGCGGCGGCTGGCGAGCGTGCTCGGCGCGCACCTGCTCGTCGAGCCCGGCGACGACCTCGTGGCGGTCTGCCGCC containing:
- the kdpA gene encoding potassium-transporting ATPase subunit KdpA is translated as MTAAGWIQIAVYCALLVALTPVLGRYLARVYGGERVALATVLGPVERGVYRLLGVRADDDMPWRAYARAALWFTATSLAAVYLVMRTQSVHPLNHTDLTSPTWDLSFNTAISFVTNTNWQFYGGETTMTQVTQMTGLAVQNFTSAAVGIAVAVAVVRGLARRGGGTGLGSFWADLVRSVLYVLLPLAIVAAVALMGLGVVQSLGGPTTIRTLAGADQLITVGPVASQEAIKLLGTNGGGYFNVNSAMPFENPTAFANLLEMLLILVIPAALTAMYGTMVGSRRQGWAIFGAMFAMFVVAVVVVYAAEAQSSPAMQAAGLHGANLEGKDVRFGTGSSALFAAITTVASCGAVNAAMDSLTGLGGAVPLANMMTGEVIFGGVGSGLYGMLMYVVLAVFLAGLMVGRTPELLGKKIEAREVKLVAIGTLAVPLLVLVCTGIAVAVKWGDPSVYNAGPQGFAESLYAYVSQANNNGSAFAGFTGYLQPDGTNEGAFAITFANLLGGAAMLFGRFLPMLVVLAVGGALAGKRVTPAGPGTMRTDTATFAALLIATIVLVALLTFVPALLLGPIVQSLTDQLF
- the kdpC gene encoding potassium-transporting ATPase subunit KdpC, whose product is MLKELRAAVVAIVVLTVLLGVGYPLAMTAVGQTVFPGKADGSLVERDGRVVGSSLIGQDHDGDPRFFQDRPSATGYAPSATFFNNLGPNSADLAAQLKEAAAAYLKRERPTSPGLTVGDIPPDAVTTSASGVDPHISPENAEIQARRVAAARGLPLATVMDLVADATDQAFLGFAGEDGVNVLELNLALEGR
- the kdpB gene encoding potassium-transporting ATPase subunit KdpB, translating into MLTDLPLLRAALLQSLRKLDPRAMVRNPVMFVVEVGAVFTTILWLVGTDGDPGWFTFTVAVFLWLTVVFGNLAEAIAEGRGKAQADALRSLRTTTDATLRDGRTVAAADLRPGDVVVVVAGEAIPGDGTVIEGIASVDESAITGESAPVIRESGGDRSAVTGGTKVLSDRIVVEITQEPGQSFLDRMISLVEGADRRKTPNEVALGILLSGLTIVFLVVVVTLKPFAAEAGTDISTTTLVALLVALIPTTIGALLSAIGIAGMDRLVRRNVLALSGRAVEASGDVDVLLLDKTGTITLGNRQAAAFHPMPGVDEEELARAAQLSSLADETPEGRSIVVLAKERFDIREEAVAGAHPEFVPFTAETRMSGVDVGGHRIRKGAGDAILRWVDDEGGQAPPELTATLEAVAREGATPLAVARDSQVLGVVELKDIVKDGMRERFDRLRAMGIRTVMVTGDNRLTAAKIAEESGVDDFLAEATPERKLELIRAEQDGGRLVAMTGDGTNDAPALAQADVGVAMNTGTQAAREAGNMVDLDSDPTKLIEIVEVGKQLLITRGALTTFSIANDIAKYFAILPAIFASTYAANAGSTGPLDQLNVMSLGTPESAIISAIVFNALIIPALVPLALRGVRYVPSGADALLRRNLLIYGLGGLIAPFVGIKLIDLVVHGLLGA
- a CDS encoding histidine kinase, whose translation is MAAPGRGRHKVFLGMAAGVGKTYRMLQEGHAEAEAGRDVVIGYLEPHDRPATSAQAAGLEVVPRRRVVHGAIELQELDVDAVLARAPELCLIDELAHTNAAGSERPKRHEDVAVVLSAGIDVFSTVNVQHLESLNDQIADLTATRVRETFPDAVLRDADEVVLVDLTPEALIARLRRGEVYPAERIEAALRGFFKIEQLASLREVALRQAAEVVEARRRVPGAVVPDARREDRIARTAGPQSVGERCLALVQPHLGAQRVVRRAWRSARRLGAELDLLYVPAPGRPPTPAEQEALDALRRLASVLGAHLLVEPGDDLVAVCRRVADERGTTYLLLGVPDPPRGLRRLRPSLLDRLVVALPGIDVRVVADRARR